From one Bacteroidota bacterium genomic stretch:
- a CDS encoding LysM peptidoglycan-binding domain-containing protein codes for MRINKLVILYLILLSPIFLHASTEDSLKLKNQPVESQLLENLDSLANTYYVNQALKLNQTQKSVPNPVEISDSLLAYRLSKIESVIDLPYNDQVRKYIEYYTRNKTEFIQAMIGLSDYYFPLFEEVFAQYNIPLEFKYLALVESALNPRAVSRAGATGVWQFMYTTGKIYKLEINSYVDERMDPLKASHAAAQFLTDLYELYGDWTLAMAAYNCGPGNVNKAIRRSKGKTNFWELYYYLPRETRSYVPLYVAASYLMHHYQDHGMAPIKIDLPVFTDTIMIQNDIKLKDVATVLGLPLELINDLNPQYKLNVISAKNKAYPLRLPASYATTFLSFEDSLYRTAERAPSSLSKPVSKPATTYASYGPPANSTALYYKVKSGDNLGFIADWYDVSISNIRNWNNIRGNLIKPGQKLVIYKPSSVASKYENINTNSFTQKQGSSTTTKPPTSSAKTTTGEYVYYTVKSGDNIWTIAKKFPGVSDQDIIKLNNISNSKSLKPGQKLKIPKK; via the coding sequence AAAAATCAACCAGTTGAATCCCAATTATTAGAAAATCTGGACAGTTTAGCCAACACCTATTATGTCAATCAGGCATTGAAGCTGAACCAAACACAGAAATCAGTACCAAATCCAGTCGAAATAAGTGACTCTCTTTTAGCCTATCGTTTATCCAAAATAGAATCTGTTATTGACTTGCCCTATAACGATCAGGTTCGTAAATACATTGAATATTATACCCGAAACAAAACCGAGTTTATTCAAGCTATGATTGGCTTATCCGATTATTACTTTCCACTTTTTGAAGAAGTATTTGCTCAATACAATATCCCTCTGGAATTTAAATACTTGGCTTTGGTCGAATCAGCATTAAACCCACGAGCTGTAAGTCGGGCTGGAGCAACAGGTGTTTGGCAGTTTATGTATACCACAGGAAAAATATACAAACTTGAAATAAACAGCTATGTAGATGAGCGAATGGATCCTTTAAAAGCAAGCCATGCAGCAGCCCAGTTTTTAACCGATTTATACGAATTATATGGAGATTGGACATTGGCAATGGCCGCCTACAATTGTGGACCCGGTAATGTTAATAAAGCCATCAGACGGTCAAAAGGAAAAACAAACTTCTGGGAATTATACTATTATTTACCACGCGAAACACGCTCTTACGTACCACTTTATGTTGCTGCCTCCTATTTAATGCATCATTATCAGGATCATGGCATGGCTCCGATCAAAATAGATTTACCTGTTTTTACAGATACCATCATGATTCAGAACGACATAAAATTAAAGGATGTTGCTACGGTTCTGGGACTCCCTTTAGAACTTATTAATGATTTGAATCCACAATATAAGCTGAACGTGATTTCGGCCAAAAACAAAGCCTATCCCTTGCGCCTTCCTGCTTCCTATGCAACAACTTTTCTGAGTTTTGAAGATTCCTTGTATCGTACAGCCGAAAGAGCTCCGTCTAGTCTAAGCAAACCGGTCTCCAAGCCAGCTACCACCTATGCATCTTATGGCCCACCAGCCAATTCAACGGCCTTATATTACAAAGTAAAATCGGGCGATAATCTGGGTTTCATTGCAGATTGGTATGATGTGTCAATCAGTAACATCCGCAATTGGAATAACATCAGGGGAAACCTGATTAAACCAGGGCAAAAACTGGTTATTTACAAACCCAGTTCAGTTGCTTCAAAATATGAAAACATAAATACCAATTCATTTACACAAAAACAGGGCAGTTCAACCACGACAAAACCTCCAACAAGTAGTGCCAAAACAACCACAGGAGAATATGTTTACTACACGGTTAAATCAGGAGATAATATCTGGACAATAGCCAAAAAATTCCCGGGCGTTAGCGATCAGGATATTATCAAACTCAATAATATCAGTAATAGTAAAAGCCTAAAACCCGGGCAAAAACTGAAAATTCCTAAAAAATAA